The genomic window TACCAGATTTGTCTCTGCATGTAGTCATAACAATGGCAGCTTGAGCCTTCTTCGCCCTACCCTACAACACAGACAATTATACCTTGAGAGAGCATCAAGACAATGCCATTTCAGAGGCCTTGAACTCCCCCTTCTCAGCCAACAAGGCCGGGAGGTCCTCCTTCTCAAATGCCTCTCCAATCCCCAACTGCTCAGGCTTCCACCCCATGGACCGCAACCTATCAGCCCTATTTCTGCAGCTGCATCCCACGACATCCGGCGTGAATTGACCAAACAAGTCGACGTACTCAGACTCCGGAATAGAGCGGGTGTCGGGCGTGGTAATTCGACTCGCCTTGTAGAGGCCCTTCCCAATAATAGCGCCGACTTCAGCCCATGTAACTTGGCCGCTTTCGCAGAAGAAGTAGGGATTTTGGAGCTCGGGGTCGGAATCTGCAGCGCCCTCAATCCAGTGAAGGACTTGGACGTAGGCCTGAGAAATTCGATTAGATACCGCGGGCTTTTTAGAATCATTTTGTTTGGGGATACTACCTTGGCCAGATCACGGACATGTACTACACCCCAGGCCTTTTTGCCAGTGCCGACGTAGCCGGCTTGCCCGTGTTTGCAGGCAAATCGAGTCAAGGCTGGAATCTGGTACAAATCTTCAAGTTAGATGGTGACTAGTGGCTTCAATTCCATGGCATACCTGGATTGAAAGACGCTTGTGCTTGCTATTGCTGCCGTAAATGATGGGAGGCATCCAGATAAATATTCTGGCCTTGTTGCCCATCTTTTCGCGGGCTTTTAAAATAGCTGGCATATGGGTTAGCAGGTGATGGTATCAAGGCCTGTCAGAGGATATGCATATACCAAGATCAATTTTTCGATGAGGCGCCGTGTCCGACAACGAATCAATTTGAGACGGCGTTTTGTCGGAATAGATTTCATCGTTGACATTATTTCCAGGTGATGTATCGCTCAGAACACTGGCTCCGCTTTGATGGAGATAGATAGATTTCTTTCCTATACATGACACCATGTCAACGTTGGTTCTACCGGTAGCGTACCATGTCAGGACTCGGTCCATGGTGTACATACCTTGACCGGCGCGTTCCTCAATTCCGGCCAAGATTGCCTGGGCAGATTCCAAATGGTCGGCGGTAGCTGTGTGAAAAACTACATCGCTCTTGGCGCTCAGTTGCTGGATGACTTTGAAGTCATTCAAATCACCGAGAACCGCTTTGACTCCTGTAATTCAATGAGAATTCATGTCTGACGTTTGTGTCGTGGTTACCCCGCACCGTCTTTCTCAAattcctcgacggcggcttcCCGTCGCACCAGGGTTGTGATTTCATATTGACCTTCCGACAGAAGAAGGTCGATAATTTCGCGACCGACATAACCTGGACCGAGAACGAAGACTTGGCTCTTCATCTTTTCGAGTATCTGGTATCTCGTATTGTTATGGAATTGATTGAAGTTGGGTTCTTGGTGGTAGTGAACATTTGCGTCAGTGGCGCCCGTATAAACACGGACGGGTTATTTGTCAGCATGCATGTGTTTATAAACTTTCTTGTTACCTGAAATAGTTTAGAAACGTTTGTCAGCATAGTCAAGCGCTTCCCCTTTGCTCTGGAGTTTGACTTGGCATGGTAGCGAAATACTCGGGCAAATGGTGGAAATCAATGGCCCAAATTAAACATGCTAGCCAGGCGGCTTAAAGCAACTTGCAGTTGTAAATCGGAGCTTGTTGAAGTTGTCAACTAATTGGGCAATTCCGGGACACTACAATGAGGAGAATATGCACTGCTTTAGTAAGAAGATGAATGATATATTTAAAAGATACATGATATCCTGTTCTTTTATTGTATCAATATTCGTTACATAATAGCAATTTGTACAGAGAAATTAGAGTGACATTGTATTCCAAGACAAGCTTGGCAAGAGCTACAATATATCTGATGCCAAACGGTCAAGTGCTAAAAGCTAGTGCCAAATAGGGCCAAATGTTGCCCTTTCCAGATGAGACAAAGCACGAATCTTGGAGGCCTCGTAGCGTAGAGCAAGGCCGGTCAGCCCTCGGGTATGACGGACTTGTGTAGTGCCACCAACCATTCCAGATTCCTTCCAGGAATAGCTGCCTGGCTAATCAGATAATAACCAGTTATGAATTCACCAGACGGCCCCGACGTCCTTCACATAGGGGACACCATCGCTCTCGACTCTCCCCGACACGACGAGCGAGTGGCAGATGAGGAAGGAGGAGGTGGGACATAAAAGCAGTCCCACAACTTGCGTTACAAATAAATCCATGTCATCACAAATTGGGATGTCAGCCAGGTCGCTGCATCATTGCTTCCTCCTGATTCCGTCAAGGGGGGTGGCGCAGAGGCAAGCCTCAGCGCAGATGAAGCATTTCATGACAGTCATGACAAGTGGCTTGCATAAAAGAAAACTATTGATGCAAGCCTCGCATCTCGTGACCACAGCATCTTGATACAAAGAATTATGACCGGTTCTTTTGTCTTGAGGGCACTACCAAGTGAATGACTATAGGGCCTTGGAAAAGTATACAATCTCCTCTTTGTCACCTCTCTTTGACCAGTCGCTCCATCGACAACACAGGTTGAACATCTGTCAAGCTCTCAACATGTGAAAATACATTAAAGCCATCTGTAGCCCAAAGATTCTTCATTCaatcgccatcatgaagcaCATGACTGCTGTCGTTGCTCTAgccgccgttgccattgctgctCCAGTCGAGGTCGAGAAACGCGACGGCGAGTGCCCCGATACGGCCACTATCGCTTACTGTCCTTATCCGGTTGGGTTAGGTcatagtgtctggtggtCTGCGAGGTTTTGCAGCCCGGGCAGGAATGCTTGGCCATTCTTTACTGCTGCCCCAATAAGGGCGTGAGTGTCGGCCATTCCAGAAGTGGCCATGCAAAACACTAACTTTTCTCTAGgacggcggcatcatcaatgtGAACATTGGCGACTGTGAGCAGATCCTCTAAATACTAGTCTTGTGAACACTCGTTCGGATGGATGTTGCGGGACGTGGTTGTGAAGCGCTGTGGCGGTGGATGGGCACATGGTTGCAATGTCCGAGAGTATGTTCTGCTGGCTTGTTCAATTTTTGGCGAGGGTACTTGTATCCTTGActcttttaatttataaattacGAGCTGGATCCGGTGCGCCTTTTTATTCTCTCAGTGTTCGAAAATCCATCGAGGAGCACAAGAATACAGCGCCTTCGCCAAACTTATATTACCGGTCAAGTGCATTCTTCATTCATTTACGGCATATTCCGTAGCCGGAGAGTACTGAGGGGTGTAGCAAGGACAAGTAGCGCTCTCCTACAAGGAGAAAAAACACGTTCTGCGTCTGTGGTGTGCCATTTGACTGGGATATGAGTTGCATAATGTCCTTCCTAGCAACTCACTATGAATCTGTGGACACAGGGTCAAGACATTAACTAAGACGACCCATGGTTGCTCGCAATCTCACCTTCGAGGACGTCCTTCGCCAGGTTGGACATCCCTGGCAGATCCCTCACACCCAGTGACGGCAAAGCATTAGCTTTGATATTGAGTTTCGATTCATTTGAGACCATTCCACATCCTTGGGGACCTTTTGCTCAGGGCTTTTGATTGCAGCTCCATAAACGCGAATGCAAGGCTCTAATAGAGCCAGCTGAGTCTCGAGATGCCGATGGTGCTGTTACACCAAACTGAACTTGCATATTtcgaagaagatggacgCAGATTTCCACCCTGGCATCGCAGTGAGTTGTAGCATTTTATATGTCAGTATATAACTGTATTTGAGCTTAACCTTAGCCCCGATCTACAAAGCTAAATTTCGAAGCTATGTTGGAGCTAGTCTTTAGGCGTATTATACCGTTGACAGTTCAAATTGCCTCTCTTACGTCACAAAACTTTTAACCAAACTTTAATTGTAGTCAACTAAGTGACCTAGGCAATAAGGGTTAAATAATATTCTGGAACCTTCCGCCTTGCCAGTTCCATTTCCATTTCTTCAGTATACAGCACCTCGCCTGACAACAAATCGTCCACCACTCTCCGCACTACGAGTGCAACAGAATCGCAAAATTCAGCCCCTGCTTCTTTATCAAATCCATAAGATATTCTTTCTCTCTTGTCCTTTCCCTCAGATTAATCCTCATCTTATCCGAGGCATCATGGACATCAAGACCAGGTTCTTGATCCTCTCCGACACCCACGCCGAAGACTGGGCACCTCGGGTCGCCTCCCTTCCGCCTATAGATGTGGCCATACACTGCGGCGACCTCACGGAGGAATCTAAAATGGCCGAATTCCGCACATCACTCCAGCTTTTGAGCAGCATTGACGCCTCTCTCAAACTTGTAATTGCCGGCAACCACGACTTTACATTGGACACGCCCAAATTTAAGCAGAAGCTCGCGGAGGCAAATGCCTCTATAGAGTCAGAGCTTATCAAGAAAGAGTTTGGCGACATTGGAGAAGCCCAGAGCCTCTTCTGCGATGCACGAGAAAACGGCATCATATTTCTCGACGAGGGAACTCATCATTTCAATCTTCGCAATGGCGCCTCGTTGACCGTCTACGCAAGCCCATACACTCCATCCCTCGGCGATTGGGGATTCCAGTTCAACCCAAAAGACAGCCACAACTTTGACATCGACAGGAGCGTCGACGTGGCGATTACCCACGGGCCGCCCAGAGGAGTCCTCGACATGACGAGCTCTAGGCAGCGCGCTGGCTGCGAGGCGTTATTTTCTGCAATAGCCGCGTCTCGGCCACGCTTACATTGTTTTGGTCATATCCACGAGGGCTGGGGCGCAAGACTCGTTACTTGGCGAGACGGCACCTTGGGCGAAAAGCCATCGCATTTCTCAAATATCGACAATGAACGGTCTTGCACCATCGAAACACTCTCTTCCCTGTACCCTCGAAAATTCGATACTGCAGAGACAATAGCTGAAAAGAACATGAAGCGGCAGCAATACATCAGTAACGGATTCTGTCGGACAAGCCATTGTAAGGGGGACGATGGCCCGGTACAGTCGGGTTTACAGACGCTCTTCGTCAACGCGGCTATTCAAGGCCTTGACGAAGATGCCATGCAATTACCGTGGATAGTGGACATTGAACTGGTAAAGAGTGATGTGTCGGGTGAAAAGGGTGAAGGTGATATTTAGAGGTTGCTTGTTGGTCATGGTATTTGCTTTTTCTAGGGATCAAAATAGGGCTCGGATCGAAGGACATGGTAGGAGTATTCAGGGGATCCAATTGGGCATACAAAAGGGTCAATTCTCAGGCGTTTCGGCGAATTTAACACAGATTTCAATTCATTATCAATATCGTTGAATCCGTTTAATTGAAGCTGCCAAAATTCCCCTGTGCGATTTGCTGTTGTATTTGCAATATGATGGTCCTCCAGGGACGGAACGACGTTGAAAATTGCCCACAGTAAGCAAAGGTAATGTAGGCTGCCAAGACTGGGCATAGATAGCAGAGAGGCCAGTGACATACTGTGAAAGGGGGCAAATGCAAACCATCGTTTTTCATGTCTTCCTTTATTCTCATTTTGTAGAGTACAACACTCGAGGCCGCTCTTCTTTGCCCTCGACTGATACGTTGAAGAATTTCTTGGCTCATAAAATATACGTCGCGCCTCTACGCGAAGTATCATTCAGGG from Metarhizium brunneum chromosome 2, complete sequence includes these protein-coding regions:
- the MPPED1_0 gene encoding Metallophosphoesterase domain-containing protein 1; the encoded protein is MDIKTRFLILSDTHAEDWAPRVASLPPIDVAIHCGDLTEESKMAEFRTSLQLLSSIDASLKLVIAGNHDFTLDTPKFKQKLAEANASIESELIKKEFGDIGEAQSLFCDARENGIIFLDEGTHHFNLRNGASLTVYASPYTPSLGDWGFQFNPKDSHNFDIDRSVDVAITHGPPRGVLDMTSSRQRAGCEALFSAIAASRPRLHCFGHIHEGWGARLVTWRDGTLGEKPSHFSNIDNERSCTIETLSSLYPRKFDTAETIAEKNMKRQQYISNGFCRTSHCKGDDGPVQSGLQTLFVNAAIQGLDEDAMQLPWIVDIELVKSDVSGEKGEGDI